The Lewinellaceae bacterium DNA window CCGGATTTTCCGCCAGTGGTCGGACAGGTATTCCGGATGACAATTTCTACAAGGTCCTGAAGAGCAAAATAGATTTTAACTTCATTTACAAGGAGACAAAAACGATCTATTCACATACAGGCAAGCCTTCTATTGATCCAGTCGTATTCCCTGCCAGTCCGTCAGGCTGGTTTAAATGTCTTTTAGTTGGCTACATTGAAAAACTATGAAGTGATCACCATTGAAAAAATCCCTCATATGCATATTGACATGCTTACATCAAGAAGGAGAAGGGAATGTTTTGTAGCTTAAGGATTCCGTGGAGAAGCTGATTGTAAGCTGTCTCCGTTCTGTTTTCAATTCACCAATGCCAAATATGAAAGAATCACACAAACGAAACGTCCTGCTCGTTTGGGTTCTATGCCGTACAATTGATTCAGAACTATGAATAACGGAAGTATTAAAATATTAAGTGGAAAGTATTTTGAAAACAGGAACCAGAAAACAAAATTTATGAGATTTCTTATTTCCGTGACGGTCTTCTATTCGTTTTGCACTTTCGTTTCGGGGCAGGAGATTGCAATAACCGAATGGTACAGTGAGACCAATACAAATGGCATCGTAATACAAAACAGTTACCCAAAAAGCGGGCCGTACCCCGGAACTCCAAAAAGGCATTTCAATTATAGCCGCTTGGTGTTCTTTACCCGGATAGTCAATGAAACGAAGCATCCGATAGAACTGACCATCCATTTTTCTGCAGATTCCTTCCCCATTCCTGGCTCCCCTAACACCTTTGTAAAACTGTTTCTTCCCTCAGATACCATGACGCATGACAAACAAACTTTATTTAACTATGGCGCAAGAGAGTTGGAATCTTTTGATGAACCGACCAGATTTCAAAAAACGATAAGCCCTGATGATGAGTGCCTTTTTTATGTCGTAGCAATCTTTTATCAGACAAAGGCTACCGCACAAAATCAACAAAGAGGAGGCAACCGAGCAGAATTTGTATTAATGGGACAAGACCTGTTCTATAAAATGCCGCCACAGATCAATTCACTTCACTGCGGACAAATTATTTCAGTGAGATGAACTCCATCACATTCGGCAGATGGTATCGGACAACCTAAAATCATGGGAACGATGACCAACCCCTAACCATAGCTAGATTGCTTCAGCGGGATTTCGGGTTTATTTGTAGCTTAGTTTTCAAAATTCCTTTGGCACGGGCAGGCTGTGACGAACAAGTCGCGCTAAACATGCTCCACTATCCTTTTCAAGCGCTCCTATTCCCGCCACTGCTAATTGCCAGAAGCTAATTGTAACACAAGCAAAAATGGAATTAGTTGCAATCAAAGAGACCATTGAAGAAAACAAGACGTTTCTCAATAATCCTGAAATAAGTGAGAATGTGCTACACACCATTAACTTTTACAAACAAAACGGATTTATCCCTCCCTGGATAGGCTATTGTGCAATAAAAGACAACGTTATTGTTGGCTTGGCTGGTTTTAAGGGGCAGCCCATAAATGGAGAAGTGGAAATAGGCTATGGAACAAATGAAGCGTTTAGAAGACAAGGAATTGGCACTGAGATTTGCAAATTAATGGTGAAGCTGTCGAAGGAAACAAACCCAGAGGTAATCATCACTGCCAGAACACTACCCGAAAAGAATTTCTCAACAAAAATTCTTGAAAAAAATGGCTT harbors:
- a CDS encoding GNAT family N-acetyltransferase produces the protein MELVAIKETIEENKTFLNNPEISENVLHTINFYKQNGFIPPWIGYCAIKDNVIVGLAGFKGQPINGEVEIGYGTNEAFRRQGIGTEICKLMVKLSKETNPEVIITARTLPEKNFSTKILEKNGFQFQGVVHDKEDGEVWEWKHLDAPFVKISK